One stretch of Armigeres subalbatus isolate Guangzhou_Male chromosome 2, GZ_Asu_2, whole genome shotgun sequence DNA includes these proteins:
- the LOC134215876 gene encoding FMRFamide-related peptides: MKMYLFLAILIYKCSNHFSCAEYEVVEASKTDTDPIASLDFNPESENDYTNNNGMVFEFRRSIKSDDTEIEARRRSALDKNFMRFGRTDPTTLQRVARESKRANLMRFGRAGQGFMRFGRIPGDVPYSLVHYDDTNGKNYNSDDEQSSEEIAYSKRTPNSDEITEVSESGEQIKPKQLVYYRRDSPKNLMRFGKRADPNKFLRLDRANLMRFGRSGAAVNLQRGNLLRFGRANGNLMRFGRSNSNLMRFGRSDPRFLRLIKMDNNFMRFGRSDKSLKSFERNETGSSGSLVSSNDDNKSELSHHIQLADDKVDAPSKSDEDYEIHMREEDILAPIFLPNK; encoded by the coding sequence ATGAAGATGTATTTGTTTCTGGCTATcctgatatacaaatgcagcaATCATTTCTCCTGCGCCGAGTATGAAGTGGTTGAAGCAAGCAAAACGGATACCGATCCTATCGCCTCGTTGGACTTCAATCCGGAGAGTGAAAACGATTACACAAACAACAACGGGATGGTATTCGAATTTCGACGCAGCATCAAAAGCGATGACACGGAAATAGAAGCCAGGAGGCGAAGTGCTCTGGACAAGAACTTCATGCGTTTCGGGAGAACAGATCCTACAACTTTACAGCGTGTGGCTCGGGAGAGTAAGCGAGCTAATCTAATGCGATTCGGTCGGGCAGGTCAAGGATTTATGAGGttcggtagaattcctggagacgtTCCTTACTCGTTGGTACATTATGACGATACTAACGGGAAGAATTATAATTCGGATGATGAACAATCAAGTGAAGAAATTGCGTATTCCAAACGAACGCCAAACTCCGATGAGATTACAGAAGTTAGTGAATCTGGAGAACAAATCAAACCCAAACAATTGGTATATTACAGACGAGATTCTCCCAAGAATTTAATGAGATTCGGTAAACGGGCAGATCCCAACAAGTTCCTTCGATTGGACCGTGCAAACCTTATGCGGTTTGGACGATCTGGTGCTGCAGTGAATCTACAACGAGGGAACTTACTCCGTTTCGGCCGGGCAAATGGAAACCTGATGCGATTCGGGCGCTCGAATAGTAATTTAATGCGTTTCGGCAGATCTGATCCACGATTTTTGCGACTGATAAAAATGGATAACAACTTCATGCGATTTGGGCGGTCAGATAAATCATTAAAATCGTTCGAGAGAAACGAAACGGGGTCCTCGGGATCCTTAGTATCTTCGAATGACGATAACAAAAGTGAATTATCGCATCACATTCAACTAGCGGACGACAAAGTTGATGCTCCATCCAAATCCGATGAGGATTATGAAATTCACATGAGGGAAGAAGATATCCTTGCTCCAATTTTCCTTCCAAATAAATAG